One window of Globicephala melas chromosome 2, mGloMel1.2, whole genome shotgun sequence genomic DNA carries:
- the C2H15orf40 gene encoding UPF0235 protein C15orf40 homolog, whose amino-acid sequence MLRLGCWVRQLGRGPGARAAARLPVGTEMPKKAGAVNKGKSQSKEAERPVPPSGPVAVDPKGCVTIAIHAKPGSKQNAVTDLTAEAVSVAIAAPPTEGEANAELCWYLSKVLELRKSDVVLDKGGKSREKVVKLLASTTPEEILEKLKKQVEKK is encoded by the exons ATGCTGCGGCTCGGCTGCTGGGTGAGGCAGCTGGGGAGGGGACCTGGTGCTCGGGCTGCTGCCCGGCTCCCTGTGGGCACCGAGATGCCTAAGAAAGCTGGTGCAGTGAACAAG GGTAAAAGCCAGAGcaaggaagcagagagaccagttCCTCCCTCAGGTCCTGTGGCCGTTGATCCCAAAGGTTGTGTCACCATAGCCATCCATGCCAAACCTGGTTCCAAACAAAATGCTGTGACAG ATTTGACAGCCGAGGCTGTGAGTGTAGCTATTGCAGCACCTCCGACAGAAGGAGAGGCTAACGCTGAGCTTTGTTGGTATCTTTCCAAAGTCTTAGAACTCAGGAAGAGTGATGTGGTTTTGGATAAg GGTGGTAAATCTCGTGAAAAAGTGGTAAAGCTTTTGGCCTCCACAACTCCGGAAGAGATCTTGGAGAAACtgaaaaagcaagttgaaaaaaaataa